The proteins below are encoded in one region of Alistipes communis:
- a CDS encoding 2-oxoacid:acceptor oxidoreductase subunit alpha → MNQEHVQELQDVVIRFSGDSGDGMQLTGTLFSDTSALMGNGISTFPDYPAEIRAPQGTVAGVSGFQVHFGARRVINPGDYCDVLVAMNPAALKANRRWLKAGATVIIDGDSLTETNLRKAGFTTDDPIAELGLDGHNLVVPGITTMTREALKELELDNKSVVKCKNMFALGICFYLFHRPEDHAKKYLDSKFARKNPLIAEANKRAIDAGYNFAANTHQFANTYAVPAAPLEKGTYRSINGNVATAWGLMAAAEKAGLPLFCGSYPITPATVILEELAKHKELGVKTVQAEDEIAGICTAIGAAFAGNFAVTTTSGPGLSLKSEALGLAVMAELPLVVVDVQRGGPSTGLPTKTEQSDLMQALYGRNGECPVVVLAASTPGDCFRFAFEAGKIAMEHMTPVILLTDGFIANGSQPWRIPQMSDYPAICPPVVEPHPEGEAFMPYARDARHVRGWAFPGKAGLEHRIGGLEKHCLKGCISYEPANHQEMVRTRAAKVAAVADDLPRQEVMGAAEGDLLVIGWGGTRGNVQSAVEQLQEEGKRISLCHFNYIHPLPHGVREILGGFRRIVVCELNEGQLASYLRQQFQEFRFGQYNKCEGLPFTVVELKEEFNRILNEK, encoded by the coding sequence ATGAATCAAGAGCATGTACAAGAGCTTCAAGACGTCGTCATCCGCTTCTCGGGCGATTCGGGCGACGGAATGCAGCTCACGGGGACGCTTTTCTCCGACACCTCGGCGCTCATGGGCAACGGCATCTCGACCTTTCCGGACTACCCCGCCGAGATTCGTGCGCCGCAGGGAACCGTGGCCGGAGTATCGGGCTTCCAGGTCCATTTCGGCGCACGGCGCGTCATCAACCCCGGCGACTACTGCGACGTACTGGTAGCGATGAATCCCGCGGCACTCAAAGCCAACCGCCGTTGGCTCAAAGCGGGAGCGACGGTCATCATCGACGGCGATTCGCTCACCGAAACCAATCTGCGCAAGGCCGGTTTCACGACCGACGATCCGATCGCGGAACTGGGACTCGACGGTCACAACCTCGTCGTGCCCGGCATCACGACCATGACCCGCGAGGCGCTCAAAGAGCTGGAACTGGACAACAAGTCGGTGGTCAAGTGCAAGAACATGTTCGCGCTGGGCATCTGTTTCTACCTCTTCCACCGTCCGGAGGACCACGCCAAGAAGTACCTCGACTCGAAATTCGCACGCAAAAACCCGCTCATCGCCGAGGCCAACAAACGGGCTATCGACGCGGGCTACAACTTCGCAGCCAATACCCACCAGTTCGCCAACACCTATGCCGTACCGGCCGCACCGCTCGAAAAGGGCACCTACCGCTCGATCAACGGCAACGTCGCCACGGCATGGGGACTGATGGCCGCCGCCGAAAAGGCGGGGCTACCGCTCTTCTGCGGCTCCTACCCCATCACGCCGGCCACGGTGATTCTCGAAGAGCTGGCCAAGCACAAGGAGCTGGGCGTGAAGACCGTGCAGGCCGAAGACGAGATCGCCGGCATCTGCACGGCCATCGGCGCCGCCTTCGCCGGCAATTTCGCCGTCACGACGACCTCCGGCCCGGGACTTTCGCTCAAAAGCGAAGCGCTCGGTCTGGCCGTCATGGCCGAACTGCCGCTAGTGGTGGTCGACGTCCAGCGTGGCGGCCCGTCGACGGGTCTGCCGACCAAGACCGAACAGAGCGACCTGATGCAGGCGCTCTACGGCCGCAACGGCGAGTGTCCCGTGGTGGTGCTCGCAGCCTCGACGCCCGGCGACTGCTTCCGTTTCGCTTTCGAAGCGGGCAAGATCGCCATGGAGCACATGACGCCCGTGATCCTGCTCACCGACGGATTCATCGCCAACGGTTCGCAGCCGTGGCGCATCCCGCAGATGAGCGACTACCCCGCCATCTGTCCGCCCGTGGTCGAACCGCACCCCGAGGGCGAGGCGTTCATGCCCTATGCCCGCGACGCCCGCCACGTCCGCGGCTGGGCCTTCCCGGGCAAGGCGGGCCTCGAACACCGCATCGGCGGCCTCGAAAAACACTGTCTGAAAGGGTGTATCTCCTACGAACCGGCCAACCATCAGGAGATGGTGCGCACCCGCGCTGCCAAGGTAGCGGCCGTGGCGGACGACCTGCCGCGTCAGGAGGTCATGGGCGCGGCCGAAGGCGACCTGCTGGTGATCGGCTGGGGCGGTACGCGCGGCAACGTGCAGAGCGCCGTGGAGCAGTTGCAGGAGGAGGGCAAGCGCATCTCGTTGTGCCACTTCAACTACATCCACCCGCTGCCGCACGGCGTGCGCGAGATCCTCGGCGGTTTCCGCCGCATCGTCGTCTGCGAGCTCAACGAAGGGCAGCTGGCCTCCTACCTGCGCCAGCAGTTCCAGGAATTCCGCTTCGGGCAGTATAACAAGTGCGAGGGCCTGCCCTTCACCGTCGTGGAACTGAAAGAGGAATTCAACCGGATTTTGAACGAGAAATAG
- a CDS encoding DUF1566 domain-containing protein, giving the protein MKNFRLSALLCCVSLCGFAACSDDKTDDQPEPQAYQVTQFESSTIPASIPGEGGGYKLTFVIRTETRSTGATFEPWAYRLTLGDVVGDAVTVTKPTTEIAITIPPNRSKEERGVAVEMAFGVKAETWTKIVEATQEGSLKDYQVTKFESTTIPATVPAGGGDYDVLFRLEVETRAAAPLFVAWQYRVTLGDAVGDAVEVTEPTEKIGIHIDASESVEERAVIVEMAEVAETPVWTKIVEAKQEAGRKEYEVTEFESTTIPASVPFAGGDYEVKFRTKIETRATPQFEPWQYRLTVGEAVGEPVAVNEPTESVAVHIGANYSEKEVDVIFETAAASQTPVWTKVVEAKQQAGMELLGGFYWTKSNVSVKNDRFVLADKPSDSGLFFRHESGYGVPSDEATYAGTAYTPAPVQIAIDAIPQNEGVDPCSLIDPALRMPTYAELSELYYGEDVQRTQDGVTGMGYTGVSLFLPYCGVMSTETGTSVGKSTFGGYWGLGGDFHGNGVIYSLNGEIGYSLLDYDAVGTNMAMVRCVRNVPQPKYVMHTLPETVDYKAFSLNVETDPGAFTYYDVTVWGDDGTLTQTGATDARPQVSVGIPKNDTKQDRTLRLFVNHIYTGVEFVQPAMTDYALYVSHTPASAEYGAFTLSVTCDSDMASFPVVVKGSDGGEWSGTGSKENPTVEIAIPENTGEERTLSIWVNGVDTKKTVKQGKQVVPLVYSVVWSEGYLTVRDGAYVFAAPKERGMYFKYKSQYGFALPDPLESKPKYGGVVYGPTATEMAYADIPYGDTDPCSLVAPAGTWRMPTADELIELTSEGSKEFVVDTYRLCSDGEQDVYLVPSGQSTGSSLMLPTASLMWSSDAGDAGKARYLAWSNTATGKPMVSSGGTSQANSMMVRCVRAK; this is encoded by the coding sequence ATGAAAAATTTCAGACTATCGGCGCTTTTGTGTTGCGTTTCGCTGTGCGGTTTCGCCGCCTGTTCGGACGACAAGACCGACGATCAGCCGGAACCGCAGGCCTATCAGGTCACGCAGTTCGAATCGAGTACGATTCCGGCCTCGATTCCCGGTGAAGGGGGGGGGTATAAACTGACCTTCGTCATCAGGACGGAGACGCGCTCGACGGGCGCGACCTTCGAACCGTGGGCTTATCGCCTGACGCTCGGCGACGTGGTGGGCGACGCGGTGACGGTCACGAAGCCCACGACCGAAATCGCGATTACGATTCCGCCTAACCGCAGCAAGGAAGAGCGCGGCGTGGCGGTCGAGATGGCCTTCGGGGTGAAGGCCGAGACGTGGACGAAGATCGTCGAGGCGACGCAGGAGGGTTCGCTGAAAGATTACCAGGTGACCAAGTTCGAGTCGACGACTATTCCGGCGACGGTTCCTGCCGGCGGCGGCGATTACGACGTGCTGTTCCGGCTGGAGGTCGAGACCCGTGCGGCTGCGCCGCTGTTCGTCGCATGGCAGTATCGCGTGACGCTGGGCGATGCGGTCGGCGATGCGGTCGAGGTGACCGAACCGACCGAGAAGATCGGCATACATATCGACGCCAGTGAGAGCGTCGAGGAGCGTGCCGTGATCGTGGAGATGGCCGAGGTGGCCGAGACGCCCGTGTGGACGAAGATCGTCGAGGCGAAGCAGGAGGCGGGCAGGAAGGAATACGAGGTGACGGAGTTCGAGTCGACGACCATTCCCGCGTCGGTACCCTTCGCCGGCGGTGACTACGAAGTGAAGTTCCGCACGAAGATCGAGACCCGTGCCACGCCGCAGTTCGAACCGTGGCAGTACCGCTTGACGGTGGGCGAAGCGGTGGGCGAGCCGGTTGCCGTCAACGAACCCACGGAGAGCGTGGCCGTGCATATCGGCGCCAACTATTCGGAGAAGGAGGTCGACGTGATCTTCGAGACGGCCGCTGCGTCGCAGACGCCCGTGTGGACGAAGGTCGTCGAGGCGAAGCAGCAGGCCGGCATGGAGCTGCTCGGCGGTTTCTACTGGACTAAGAGCAATGTCTCGGTCAAGAACGACCGGTTCGTACTGGCCGACAAACCGTCGGATTCGGGCCTCTTCTTCCGTCATGAGAGCGGTTACGGCGTGCCGTCGGACGAAGCGACCTATGCCGGGACGGCCTATACGCCCGCTCCGGTGCAGATCGCGATCGATGCGATTCCCCAGAACGAAGGCGTCGATCCTTGCAGCCTCATCGATCCCGCTCTGCGAATGCCGACTTACGCAGAACTTTCGGAACTTTACTACGGCGAGGACGTACAGCGCACGCAGGACGGCGTTACGGGAATGGGCTATACGGGCGTATCGCTCTTCCTGCCCTATTGCGGTGTCATGAGCACCGAAACCGGTACGTCCGTCGGAAAGTCGACGTTCGGTGGTTATTGGGGCTTGGGCGGCGATTTCCACGGCAACGGCGTGATCTATTCGCTGAACGGCGAGATAGGATATTCGCTCCTGGATTACGATGCGGTCGGTACCAACATGGCCATGGTGCGCTGCGTGCGGAACGTTCCGCAGCCGAAGTACGTCATGCACACCCTGCCCGAAACGGTCGATTACAAGGCCTTCTCGCTGAACGTGGAGACCGATCCGGGTGCCTTCACCTACTACGATGTCACCGTATGGGGCGACGACGGCACCCTTACGCAGACGGGGGCTACGGACGCCCGGCCGCAGGTGTCGGTGGGTATCCCGAAGAACGATACGAAGCAGGACCGGACATTGCGCCTCTTCGTCAACCATATCTATACAGGCGTCGAATTCGTACAGCCCGCAATGACCGATTATGCGCTCTATGTCTCCCATACGCCGGCTTCGGCCGAATACGGAGCCTTCACGCTGAGCGTGACCTGCGACAGCGACATGGCTTCGTTCCCCGTCGTGGTCAAGGGCAGCGACGGCGGCGAGTGGTCGGGTACCGGTTCGAAGGAGAATCCGACCGTCGAAATCGCCATTCCGGAGAATACCGGCGAGGAGCGCACGCTCTCGATCTGGGTCAACGGCGTGGATACGAAGAAGACCGTGAAGCAGGGAAAACAGGTCGTACCGCTGGTCTACTCGGTCGTATGGAGCGAAGGGTATCTGACCGTCAGGGACGGCGCTTATGTCTTTGCGGCCCCGAAGGAGCGCGGAATGTATTTCAAGTATAAGAGTCAGTACGGTTTCGCCCTGCCTGACCCGCTTGAATCCAAACCGAAGTATGGCGGTGTGGTGTATGGGCCGACTGCGACGGAGATGGCGTATGCCGACATTCCGTATGGCGATACCGATCCCTGCTCGCTGGTGGCTCCCGCCGGCACGTGGCGGATGCCGACAGCCGATGAATTGATCGAACTTACATCCGAAGGTTCGAAGGAATTCGTTGTCGATACCTACCGGTTGTGCAGCGACGGCGAGCAGGATGTCTACCTCGTACCGAGCGGACAGAGTACGGGATCATCCCTGATGCTTCCCACAGCCTCGCTGATGTGGTCGTCGGACGCGGGCGATGCAGGGAAGGCCCGTTATCTGGCGTGGTCGAATACCGCGACCGGCAAGCCTATGGTTTCCAGCGGCGGTACGAGCCAGGCCAATTCGATGATGGTACGTTGCGTCCGTGCGAAATAA
- a CDS encoding XRE family transcriptional regulator, which yields MNQRVKLIRKELGMTQEQLAQHLGIGKAALSMIETGKAALSSRNRNILVQELNVNPDWLETGKGCMFNAEPDLTSYLHRTDNSLPLQSVPLYSIEGTAGLVPLFSDQAQLKPVNFIHIPNLPKCDGAIYIVGDSMYPLLKSGDIVLYKQLHDIGDVFWGDMYLLSIDIDGEEYVTVKYIQKSDRKGYVKLVSQNPHHADKEVEIARIRALALVKASIRMNSMR from the coding sequence ATGAATCAACGGGTAAAACTGATACGAAAAGAGCTCGGAATGACGCAAGAGCAACTGGCTCAACATCTTGGGATCGGGAAAGCCGCACTCTCGATGATCGAAACAGGCAAGGCGGCGCTCTCGTCGCGCAATCGCAACATTCTGGTTCAGGAATTGAACGTAAACCCCGACTGGCTCGAAACGGGCAAGGGCTGCATGTTCAACGCCGAACCCGACCTGACCTCCTACCTGCACCGCACGGACAACTCGCTGCCGTTGCAGAGCGTGCCGCTCTATTCGATCGAGGGGACGGCGGGACTCGTACCGCTGTTCAGCGACCAGGCGCAGCTCAAACCCGTCAATTTCATCCACATCCCCAACCTCCCCAAATGCGACGGCGCGATCTACATCGTGGGCGATTCGATGTATCCGCTGCTCAAAAGCGGCGACATCGTCCTCTACAAGCAGCTGCACGACATCGGCGACGTCTTCTGGGGCGACATGTATCTGTTGTCGATCGACATCGACGGCGAGGAGTACGTCACGGTGAAATACATCCAGAAATCCGACCGCAAAGGCTACGTGAAGCTCGTCAGCCAGAATCCCCACCACGCCGACAAAGAGGTCGAGATCGCCCGCATCCGTGCACTGGCGCTCGTCAAGGCCAGCATCCGGATGAACTCCATGCGCTGA